One segment of Fuscovulum ytuae DNA contains the following:
- the argE gene encoding acetylornithine deacetylase, which translates to MDARAILDRLIAFDTVSHRPNRDLMDWVAGLLAEAGVEAVLIPDAGGGKANLYATVGPVDRGGVMLSGHTDVVPVEGQAWSYPPFALTEAGGRLYGRGTADMKGFVACAIAAVLGAARRELRVPLHLALSYDEEIGCMGVRSMIEMLEGAPVRPRMCIVGEPTGMAVATGHKGKVALRATCVGREGHSALAPLALNALHLAADFVGVLRGVQARVAAEGLRDGDYDVPYSTLHVGKMAGGVQVNIVPNQAVADWEIRSLAGEDVEALIAEVRAGCEAVVAPLRAEFPEAEIRIERLWDYPGLGTPSDAGVVQFVKGLTGANGTIKVAFGTEGGLFDARLGVPTVICGPGSMAQGHKPDEYVSVEQMARCEAMLAALVQACEAGF; encoded by the coding sequence ATGGATGCGCGCGCGATATTGGATCGGTTGATCGCCTTTGACACGGTGAGCCATCGGCCCAATCGGGATTTGATGGATTGGGTGGCGGGTCTTCTGGCCGAGGCGGGCGTGGAGGCGGTGCTGATCCCGGATGCGGGCGGGGGGAAGGCCAATCTTTACGCGACGGTGGGGCCTGTGGATCGGGGCGGCGTGATGCTGTCAGGGCATACGGATGTGGTGCCCGTGGAGGGGCAGGCCTGGAGCTATCCGCCCTTTGCGCTGACGGAGGCCGGGGGGCGGCTTTATGGGCGCGGGACAGCGGATATGAAGGGCTTTGTGGCCTGTGCGATTGCTGCGGTTCTGGGGGCTGCGCGACGAGAGTTGCGGGTGCCGCTGCATCTGGCGCTGTCTTATGACGAAGAGATCGGCTGCATGGGGGTGCGGTCGATGATCGAGATGCTGGAGGGTGCGCCGGTGCGGCCGCGGATGTGCATCGTGGGGGAGCCGACGGGCATGGCGGTGGCGACGGGCCATAAGGGGAAGGTGGCTTTGCGGGCGACCTGTGTAGGGCGCGAGGGGCATTCGGCGCTGGCGCCGCTTGCGCTGAATGCGTTGCATCTGGCGGCGGATTTCGTGGGAGTGTTGCGCGGGGTGCAGGCGCGGGTGGCGGCGGAGGGGCTGCGGGATGGCGATTATGACGTGCCCTATTCGACGCTGCATGTGGGCAAGATGGCGGGCGGGGTGCAGGTGAATATCGTGCCCAATCAGGCGGTGGCGGATTGGGAGATCAGGTCGCTGGCGGGGGAGGATGTGGAGGCCCTGATCGCAGAGGTCCGGGCGGGATGCGAGGCCGTGGTCGCGCCCTTGCGCGCCGAGTTCCCTGAGGCGGAGATCCGTATTGAGAGACTATGGGATTATCCGGGGCTGGGGACGCCATCGGATGCGGGGGTGGTGCAGTTCGTGAAGGGGCTGACCGGGGCCAATGGCACGATCAAGGTGGCCTTTGGCACAGAAGGCGGGCTTTTCGATGCGCGGCTGGGGGTGCCCACGGTGATCTGTGGACCGGGGTCGATGGCGCAGGGGCACAAGCCCGACGAATATGTGAGCGTGGAGCAGATGGCACGCTGCGAGGCGATGCTGGCGGCGCTGGTTCAGGCGTGTGAGGCGGGGTTCTGA
- a CDS encoding SDR family oxidoreductase, translated as MPDHSGTVAVITGGGQGLGLAIAERLVAEGCQKLVISGRNVTKGEAAAEGLRARGADVRFLPADMADAQQATELVDRALMRFGPVNALVNAAASTARGSILDTTPEGWDTLMDTNAKGPFFALQRFAQAAVAAGHPASAVNIVTMSSHCGQSFLAGYAASKAALANITKNAANALRSHRIRVNGVNVGWMDTPGEDAIQREFHGAGDGWLAEAEAKQPFGMLVKPAHVAGLVSYLLSPESGVMTGALVDFDQNVNGAYGA; from the coding sequence ATGCCGGATCATTCGGGGACGGTGGCCGTGATTACGGGGGGCGGGCAAGGCCTTGGGCTGGCCATTGCCGAGCGGTTGGTGGCCGAGGGGTGCCAGAAGCTGGTGATTTCGGGCCGCAATGTCACGAAGGGTGAGGCGGCGGCGGAAGGGCTGCGCGCGCGGGGCGCGGATGTGCGCTTTCTGCCTGCGGATATGGCGGATGCGCAGCAGGCGACGGAATTGGTGGATCGGGCGCTGATGCGGTTCGGTCCCGTGAATGCCTTGGTGAATGCGGCGGCCTCAACCGCGCGTGGGTCCATTCTGGATACCACGCCGGAGGGGTGGGACACGTTGATGGACACCAATGCCAAGGGGCCGTTCTTTGCCTTGCAACGTTTCGCGCAGGCGGCGGTGGCGGCGGGGCATCCGGCTTCGGCGGTGAATATCGTGACGATGAGCAGCCATTGCGGGCAGAGCTTTCTGGCCGGCTATGCGGCCAGCAAGGCGGCGCTGGCCAATATCACGAAGAACGCGGCGAATGCGCTGCGGTCGCATCGCATCCGGGTGAATGGGGTGAATGTGGGCTGGATGGACACGCCGGGAGAGGATGCGATCCAACGGGAGTTCCATGGCGCGGGGGATGGCTGGCTGGCCGAGGCGGAGGCGAAGCAGCCCTTTGGGATGCTGGTGAAGCCTGCGCATGTGGCGGGGTTGGTATCCTATCTGCTGTCGCCGGAGTCGGGCGTGATGACCGGGGCGCTGGTGGATTTCGATCAGAATGTGAATGGGGCCTATGGGGCCTGA
- the selD gene encoding selenide, water dikinase SelD, translated as MMQTEPLPLVQDIVLIGGGHAHALVLRMWAMDPIPGLRLTLIDPNPIAPYTGMLPGHIAGHYRRDEIMIDLVRLARFAGARLILDRATGIDTATRRIHLANRPPLRFDIASVDIGIGSGLPGLPGFTDHAAAAKPLGDYAQRWEAFLTTAPSSPALTLIGAGIGGVELALASAHRLRMTGRTPRITLLERADSALPNIGPRARATLLNRLAAEGIALRTATTATAIGPDHVILSDGTRLASDFTLSIAGTQPQGWLTETGLSLHDGFLAVGPTLQTSDPAIFAAGDCAHLSHAPRPKAGVYAVRAAPILLHNLRALATGQPLRPFHPQRDYLKLVSLGGKEAVADKFGLRSGGRALWWLKDRIDRAFMAKFDTYPQMPRPLPDPAPLGLIEAMGPKPLCGGCGAKVGPGALAATLATLPKPSRSDVIAGAGDDAAILRHGQGAQVITTDHLRASCADARLMARITAIHAMGDIWAMGAAPQAALVQITLPRLSPALQSDMLAEIMEEAASLFTAEGAAIIGGHSSIGAELTIGFTLTGLTDQPITKGGARPGDALLLTKPLGSGTLMAADMALARLPKDLLGPHVAAAWAAMSRPQGKAARLLAPHAHAMTDITGFGLAGHLLEMMEASATAATIDLAALPLLPGAEALAAQGIASTIAPANHAATAARLTAPDTARTALLFDPQTAGPLLAALPPDQAKATLAALHAIGEPATIIGHVTEGPPHLTAR; from the coding sequence ATGATGCAGACCGAACCCCTTCCCCTCGTTCAGGATATCGTCCTCATCGGCGGCGGGCACGCCCATGCGCTCGTCCTCCGGATGTGGGCGATGGACCCGATCCCCGGCCTCCGCCTGACCTTGATCGATCCCAACCCCATCGCGCCCTATACGGGCATGTTGCCGGGTCACATCGCGGGCCATTACCGTCGGGATGAGATCATGATCGATCTTGTCCGCCTCGCCCGCTTTGCCGGCGCAAGGCTGATCCTCGACCGCGCCACCGGCATCGACACCGCCACCCGCCGCATCCATCTGGCAAACCGCCCCCCGCTGCGCTTCGATATCGCCTCGGTCGATATCGGCATCGGGTCGGGCCTTCCTGGCCTGCCGGGGTTCACCGACCATGCCGCCGCCGCCAAACCCTTGGGCGATTACGCCCAAAGGTGGGAGGCCTTTCTCACCACCGCCCCCTCCAGCCCCGCCCTCACCCTGATCGGCGCCGGGATCGGCGGGGTGGAACTGGCGCTCGCCTCCGCGCACCGCCTGCGGATGACAGGCCGCACCCCCCGCATCACGCTGCTAGAACGGGCGGACAGCGCGCTCCCCAACATAGGCCCCCGCGCCCGCGCCACCCTCCTCAACCGCCTCGCCGCCGAAGGCATCGCGCTCCGCACCGCCACCACCGCTACCGCCATCGGCCCCGATCATGTGATCCTCTCCGACGGCACACGCCTTGCGTCCGACTTTACCCTCTCCATCGCAGGCACCCAACCGCAGGGCTGGCTGACAGAGACAGGCCTTTCCCTCCATGACGGTTTCCTCGCCGTCGGCCCCACACTGCAAACCTCCGATCCTGCGATCTTCGCCGCGGGCGATTGCGCCCATCTCAGCCATGCCCCCCGCCCCAAGGCCGGGGTCTATGCCGTCCGCGCCGCACCGATCCTTCTGCACAACCTGCGCGCCTTGGCCACGGGCCAACCGCTGCGCCCCTTCCACCCCCAGCGCGATTACCTCAAGCTCGTCTCCCTCGGCGGGAAAGAGGCCGTGGCCGATAAGTTCGGCCTCCGCTCCGGCGGCCGGGCGCTGTGGTGGCTGAAAGACCGGATCGACCGCGCCTTCATGGCGAAATTCGACACCTACCCCCAGATGCCCCGCCCCCTCCCCGACCCCGCCCCCTTGGGGCTGATCGAGGCGATGGGCCCCAAACCCCTTTGCGGTGGCTGCGGGGCCAAGGTCGGCCCCGGCGCACTCGCCGCAACCCTCGCCACCCTGCCGAAACCCTCCCGCTCCGATGTCATCGCAGGCGCGGGCGACGATGCTGCCATCCTGCGCCACGGGCAGGGCGCGCAAGTCATCACCACCGATCACCTCCGCGCCTCTTGCGCCGATGCCCGCCTCATGGCCCGCATCACCGCCATCCATGCCATGGGCGATATCTGGGCCATGGGGGCCGCCCCACAGGCCGCGCTCGTACAGATCACGCTCCCCCGCCTCTCCCCCGCCCTGCAATCCGACATGCTGGCTGAAATCATGGAAGAAGCCGCCAGCCTCTTCACCGCCGAAGGCGCCGCGATCATTGGCGGCCATAGCAGCATCGGCGCCGAACTCACCATCGGCTTCACCCTCACAGGCCTCACCGACCAACCCATCACCAAAGGCGGCGCCCGCCCCGGCGACGCGCTGCTCCTGACGAAACCCTTGGGGTCCGGCACGCTCATGGCCGCCGACATGGCCCTCGCGCGCCTGCCCAAAGATCTCCTTGGCCCCCATGTCGCCGCCGCTTGGGCCGCCATGTCCCGCCCGCAAGGCAAGGCCGCCCGCCTCCTCGCGCCCCATGCCCATGCCATGACCGACATCACCGGCTTCGGCCTCGCCGGCCACCTGCTCGAGATGATGGAGGCCTCCGCCACCGCCGCCACCATCGATCTCGCTGCCCTCCCCCTCCTGCCGGGGGCAGAGGCACTGGCCGCACAAGGCATCGCCTCCACAATCGCCCCCGCCAATCACGCCGCAACCGCCGCCCGCCTCACCGCCCCAGACACGGCCCGCACGGCCCTGCTCTTCGACCCCCAGACCGCAGGGCCCCTCCTCGCGGCCCTTCCCCCCGATCAGGCCAAGGCCACCCTCGCCGCCCTCCACGCCATAGGCGAACCTGCCACGATCATCGGCCATGTCACCGAAGGCCCCCCACATCTGACCGCGCGTTAA
- the iolG gene encoding inositol 2-dehydrogenase: MAIRFGLLGAGRIGKVHAKAVTGDAQARLVAVADAMPAAAQAIADQYGCDVRTIEAIEAAADIDAVVICTPTDTHADLIERFVKAGKAVFCEKPIDLSLARVKACLEVVRAHKGTLMVGFNRRFDPHFRAVRAEIDKGTIGDVEMVVITSRDPGAPPVEYIKRSGGIFRDMTIHDFDMARFLLGEEITEVVATAAVLVDPAIGTAGDFDSVQVLLKTASGKQAMISNSRRATYGYDQRIEVHGSKGAVSAENQRPVSIEVATGTGYTRPPLHDFFMTRYTEAYAAEIATFIAAMAGTGKAEPTGEDGLIALALADAAVKSVAEGRVVKLSEVM; this comes from the coding sequence ATGGCGATCAGGTTCGGGCTGCTGGGCGCGGGGCGTATCGGCAAGGTGCATGCGAAGGCGGTGACGGGGGATGCGCAGGCGCGTCTGGTGGCGGTGGCCGATGCCATGCCCGCCGCGGCGCAGGCGATTGCGGATCAATATGGCTGTGACGTGCGGACGATCGAGGCGATCGAGGCGGCGGCGGATATCGACGCGGTGGTGATCTGCACGCCGACCGATACCCATGCCGATCTGATCGAGCGGTTTGTGAAGGCCGGGAAGGCGGTGTTCTGCGAAAAGCCCATTGATCTGTCACTGGCCCGCGTGAAGGCCTGTCTTGAGGTGGTGCGGGCCCATAAGGGGACGCTGATGGTGGGGTTCAACCGCCGCTTTGACCCGCATTTCCGCGCGGTGCGGGCCGAGATCGACAAGGGCACCATCGGCGATGTCGAGATGGTGGTGATCACCAGCCGCGACCCCGGCGCGCCGCCTGTGGAGTATATCAAGCGGTCGGGCGGGATTTTCCGCGACATGACGATCCATGATTTCGACATGGCGCGGTTCCTTTTGGGCGAAGAGATCACCGAGGTGGTGGCAACGGCGGCGGTGCTGGTGGACCCCGCGATCGGGACGGCGGGGGATTTCGATTCCGTGCAGGTCTTGCTGAAGACGGCGTCGGGCAAGCAGGCGATGATTTCAAACAGCCGCCGCGCAACCTATGGTTATGACCAGCGGATCGAGGTGCATGGGTCGAAGGGCGCGGTCTCGGCGGAAAACCAGCGCCCGGTGTCGATCGAGGTGGCGACGGGGACGGGCTATACCCGCCCGCCGCTGCATGATTTCTTCATGACGCGCTATACCGAGGCTTATGCCGCCGAGATCGCGACCTTTATCGCGGCGATGGCCGGGACAGGGAAGGCCGAGCCCACGGGCGAGGATGGGCTGATCGCGCTGGCCTTGGCCGATGCGGCGGTGAAATCGGTGGCCGAAGGGCGGGTTGTGAAACTGTCTGAAGTGATGTGA
- the rlmN gene encoding 23S rRNA (adenine(2503)-C(2))-methyltransferase RlmN: protein MTANAPITQDVLTIPRKLPEGGKTNIVGLTRDQLRDALIAAGTPERQAKMRLGQIWQWVYHFGIRDFAAMTNLAKDYRALLAEHFVIEVPEVVSRQISADGTRKYLVRIAGGHEVETVYIPEENRGTLCISSQVGCTLTCSFCHTGTQKLVRNLTAGEIVGQVMLARDDLGEWPKPGEPKDETRLVSNVVLMGMGEPLYNFENVRDAMKVVMDNEGLTLSRRRITLSTSGIVPEIARTAEEIGCLLAVSFHATTDEVRDRLVPVNKKWNIATLLDALREYPRLSNSERITFEYVMLKGVNDSDADARRLVKLIAGIPAKINLIPFNEWPGAPYERSDWERIEAFADIIYKAGYASPIRTPRGEDIMAACGQLKSATERARKSAREIAAEAGLSG, encoded by the coding sequence ATGACCGCGAATGCGCCCATCACGCAGGACGTTCTGACCATCCCGCGCAAATTGCCGGAGGGGGGGAAGACGAATATCGTCGGCCTGACCCGGGATCAGTTGCGGGATGCGCTGATCGCGGCGGGGACGCCAGAGCGGCAGGCCAAGATGCGGCTGGGGCAGATCTGGCAATGGGTCTATCACTTTGGCATCCGCGATTTCGCGGCGATGACGAACCTTGCCAAGGATTACCGCGCCCTTTTGGCCGAGCATTTCGTGATCGAGGTGCCGGAGGTGGTGTCGCGCCAGATCTCGGCCGATGGGACGCGGAAATATCTGGTGCGGATCGCGGGCGGGCATGAGGTGGAGACGGTCTATATCCCCGAAGAGAACCGGGGCACTTTGTGCATTTCCTCGCAGGTTGGGTGCACGCTGACCTGTTCCTTCTGTCATACGGGGACGCAAAAGCTGGTGCGGAACCTGACAGCGGGCGAGATCGTGGGGCAGGTGATGCTGGCGCGCGACGATCTGGGGGAATGGCCGAAACCCGGTGAGCCGAAGGATGAAACGCGGCTGGTGTCGAATGTCGTCCTGATGGGGATGGGTGAGCCGCTTTATAATTTCGAGAATGTCCGGGATGCCATGAAAGTGGTGATGGACAATGAGGGGCTGACCTTGTCGCGGCGGCGGATCACCCTGTCGACAAGCGGGATCGTGCCAGAGATCGCGCGGACGGCGGAGGAGATCGGCTGTCTGCTGGCGGTATCCTTCCATGCGACGACGGATGAGGTGCGGGACCGTCTGGTTCCGGTGAACAAGAAGTGGAACATCGCCACGCTGCTGGATGCGCTGCGGGAGTATCCGCGCCTGTCGAATTCCGAGCGGATCACCTTTGAATATGTGATGCTAAAGGGCGTGAATGACAGCGATGCGGATGCGCGGCGGTTGGTGAAGCTGATTGCCGGTATCCCGGCGAAGATCAACCTGATCCCCTTCAACGAATGGCCCGGTGCGCCCTATGAGCGGTCGGATTGGGAGCGGATCGAGGCCTTTGCCGACATCATCTACAAGGCGGGCTATGCAAGCCCGATCCGCACCCCGCGCGGCGAGGATATCATGGCAGCCTGTGGGCAGTTGAAATCGGCCACGGAACGGGCGCGGAAATCGGCGCGCGAGATCGCGGCGGAGGCCGGGCTTTCGGGTTGA
- the mnmH gene encoding tRNA 2-selenouridine(34) synthase MnmH, with the protein MAVQLRSLADVLALDFDTIIDVRSPSEWAEDHVPGAVSLPVLDDAERARVGTIYKQASPFSARKIGAALVAKNAAAHLEGPLAEKPGGWRPLVYCWRGGQRSGSFASILAQIGWRVEVVQGGYKAWRRLVVDALYTDTFPFRLVVLDGNTGSAKTEVLNLLPARGVQVVDLEGLANHRGSLFGSMGAQPSQKAFEGRLALALARLDPARPVVVEAESAKVGECRLPPKLWRAMVEAPRVAIEAPRRARAEYLLGAYADLVADAARLDGVVASLALAHPREVIAEWRAMVAAGQFVDLAEGLMARHYDPRYGKHRARMAVPFTEVAVDGLGDPGAIADRVAEAVAGL; encoded by the coding sequence ATGGCGGTTCAGTTGCGGTCGCTGGCGGATGTGCTGGCGCTGGATTTCGACACGATCATCGATGTGCGGTCGCCGTCGGAATGGGCAGAGGATCATGTACCGGGGGCGGTTTCGCTGCCGGTGCTGGACGATGCGGAACGGGCGCGGGTGGGGACGATCTACAAGCAGGCAAGCCCGTTTTCGGCGCGCAAGATTGGCGCGGCGCTGGTGGCAAAGAATGCGGCGGCGCATCTGGAGGGGCCTTTGGCCGAGAAGCCGGGCGGGTGGCGGCCCTTGGTCTATTGCTGGCGCGGGGGGCAGCGGTCGGGGTCCTTCGCCTCTATCTTGGCGCAGATCGGCTGGCGGGTGGAGGTGGTGCAGGGCGGCTATAAGGCGTGGCGGCGGCTGGTGGTGGATGCGCTTTATACCGACACCTTCCCCTTTCGGTTGGTGGTGCTGGACGGGAATACCGGGTCGGCCAAGACTGAAGTGTTGAACCTGTTGCCCGCGCGGGGCGTGCAGGTGGTTGATCTGGAAGGCTTGGCGAACCATCGCGGGTCTTTGTTCGGGTCCATGGGGGCGCAGCCGTCGCAGAAGGCCTTTGAGGGGCGGTTGGCGCTGGCCTTGGCGCGGCTTGATCCGGCGCGACCTGTGGTGGTGGAGGCAGAGAGCGCCAAGGTGGGGGAGTGCCGCCTGCCGCCGAAACTATGGCGGGCGATGGTGGAAGCGCCGCGGGTCGCCATAGAGGCGCCGCGGCGCGCGCGGGCGGAATATCTGCTGGGTGCCTATGCCGATCTGGTGGCGGATGCGGCGCGGCTGGATGGGGTGGTGGCGTCCTTGGCACTGGCCCATCCGCGCGAGGTGATCGCGGAATGGCGGGCGATGGTGGCAGCGGGGCAGTTCGTCGATCTGGCCGAGGGGCTGATGGCGCGGCATTACGACCCGCGCTATGGCAAGCATCGGGCGCGAATGGCTGTGCCTTTCACTGAAGTGGCGGTGGACGGGTTGGGCGATCCGGGCGCCATTGCCGACCGGGTCGCGGAGGCGGTGGCCGGGTTGTGA
- a CDS encoding glutathione S-transferase family protein, with the protein MGKPIIHHIPVCPFSQRVEILLALKGLREAVEFRVVDITRPRDPELLAKTRGTTALPVLELEDGRILKESLVLMRYFEERYPEVAVARADPYERAVERLFVTREGPFGNAGYLYVMNRDRAQAGAKRQALLDQYAWLDDMLRHHNPDGVFLFDRFGWAEAVYTPLMMRFWFLDYYEGFALPDDPAFARVARWRAACLAHPAAQQVTAEEIVKLYYDYAVGKGNGALPEGRARSSFVFDPDWRARPMPPKDKYDRVASDAELGLV; encoded by the coding sequence ATGGGCAAGCCGATCATTCACCACATCCCCGTCTGCCCGTTTTCGCAACGGGTGGAGATTTTGCTGGCGCTGAAGGGCCTGCGCGAGGCGGTGGAGTTTCGCGTGGTGGACATCACGCGCCCGCGCGACCCCGAATTGCTGGCCAAGACGCGCGGGACGACGGCGCTGCCGGTGCTGGAGTTGGAGGATGGGCGCATCCTGAAGGAAAGCCTTGTCCTGATGCGCTATTTCGAAGAGCGCTATCCCGAGGTGGCCGTGGCACGGGCGGACCCCTATGAGCGGGCGGTGGAGCGGCTGTTTGTCACCCGTGAGGGGCCGTTCGGGAATGCCGGATATCTTTATGTGATGAACCGCGACCGGGCGCAGGCGGGGGCAAAGCGGCAGGCGCTTTTGGACCAATATGCGTGGCTGGATGACATGCTGCGGCATCACAACCCGGACGGGGTGTTTCTGTTCGACCGGTTCGGATGGGCCGAGGCGGTTTATACGCCGCTTATGATGCGGTTTTGGTTTTTGGATTACTATGAGGGCTTCGCCCTGCCCGACGATCCGGCCTTTGCCCGCGTGGCGCGGTGGCGGGCGGCCTGTCTGGCCCATCCGGCGGCGCAGCAGGTGACGGCGGAAGAGATCGTGAAGCTTTATTACGATTATGCTGTGGGCAAGGGGAACGGGGCGCTGCCCGAGGGGCGGGCGCGATCCTCGTTCGTGTTCGACCCGGATTGGCGCGCACGGCCCATGCCGCCGAAGGATAAATACGACCGGGTGGCGAGCGATGCGGAACTGGGGTTGGTCTGA